In Syntrophotaleaceae bacterium, a genomic segment contains:
- the prpC gene encoding 2-methylcitrate synthase, giving the protein MTRSPGLAGIIAGDTVLSTVGKEGLGLNYRGYAITDLADRATFEEVAYLLLYGKLPNSQELESYRRKLVGLRRLPEGLRNLLEQLPASSHPMDVLRTGCSALGTMEPETSERPQDSVADRLLATFPAMLTYWYHFHKDGRRILTVSEEEGLAGHFLRLLHGTPAEESHRRAVEVSLILYAEHEFNASTFSARVTASTLSDFYSAVTSAIGTLRGPLHGGANEKAFNLIAPFTSAEDAENGIMAMLGRKEKIMGFGHRVYRKADPRSEIIKFWAEKLADESGDKVLFQVSERIEQVMKREKNLFPNLDFYSATVYHISGIPTEMFTPIFVFARTAGWSAHIMEQRAANKLIRPTAEYVGPAPRPFVPIDQRT; this is encoded by the coding sequence ATGACCCGGAGTCCCGGCCTGGCCGGCATCATTGCCGGCGACACCGTTCTCAGCACTGTCGGCAAGGAAGGCCTCGGCCTGAACTACAGGGGATATGCCATCACCGACCTGGCGGACCGGGCAACCTTCGAGGAGGTTGCCTATCTTCTGCTCTACGGCAAGCTGCCCAACAGCCAGGAGCTGGAAAGCTACCGCAGAAAGCTGGTCGGACTGAGAAGGCTGCCTGAGGGACTGAGGAATCTTCTGGAGCAACTGCCCGCCAGTTCCCATCCCATGGATGTACTCCGCACCGGCTGCAGCGCACTGGGGACCATGGAACCGGAAACCTCCGAGCGGCCTCAGGATTCGGTAGCGGATCGGCTGCTGGCCACTTTTCCCGCCATGCTGACCTACTGGTATCATTTTCACAAGGACGGCAGGCGGATCCTCACCGTGTCGGAGGAAGAGGGTCTTGCCGGGCATTTCCTCCGCCTGCTGCATGGTACCCCTGCCGAGGAAAGTCATCGCCGGGCCGTGGAGGTGTCGCTGATTCTTTATGCGGAACACGAATTCAATGCATCCACCTTTTCCGCCCGAGTGACCGCCTCGACCCTTTCCGACTTCTACTCCGCGGTCACCTCCGCCATCGGCACTCTGCGCGGACCGCTCCACGGCGGAGCCAACGAGAAAGCCTTCAATCTCATCGCTCCCTTCACATCCGCGGAAGATGCGGAAAACGGCATCATGGCTATGCTTGGCCGCAAGGAAAAGATTATGGGCTTCGGCCACCGGGTCTACCGGAAGGCCGATCCCCGCTCGGAAATCATCAAGTTCTGGGCGGAAAAGCTGGCTGACGAGTCGGGCGACAAAGTCCTTTTCCAGGTCAGCGAACGTATCGAGCAGGTGATGAAGCGGGAAAAAAATCTTTTTCCCAATCTGGATTTCTACAGTGCCACGGTTTACCACATCTCCGGCATCCCCACCGAGATGTTCACTCCGATTTTCGTATTCGCCCGCACCGCCGGCTGGTCAGCCCACATCATGGAGCAGCGCGCCGCCAACAAGCTGATCCGTCC